In Eucalyptus grandis isolate ANBG69807.140 chromosome 4, ASM1654582v1, whole genome shotgun sequence, the following proteins share a genomic window:
- the LOC104442127 gene encoding probable serine/threonine-protein kinase At1g01540, whose protein sequence is MSVYNSSFVNTELSKPTSIFGLRLWVVIGIFLGSLIVVALFFLSLCLTSRRRGGGGGGGGKGGSKRGRRRGGGGPPEAAAAATPPISKEILEIVPSEAPHAGPVPEIQIDMGKVEHRVVYSDRYSSGESRGTERTETASLGSGNVGPEVSHLGWGRWYTLRELEEATGGLCEENVIGEGGYGIVYRGVLGDGTRVAVKNLLNNRGQAEKEFKVEVEVIGRVRHKNLVRLLGYCVEGAYRMLVYEYVDNGNLDQWLHGDVGEVSPLTWNIRINIILGTAKGLAYLHEGLEPKVVHRDVKSSNILLDRQWNSKVSDFGLAKLLCSDMSYVTTRVMGTFGYVAPEYACTGMLNEKSDVYSFGILIMEIITGRSPVDYSRPKGEVNLVDWLKAMVGDRKAEEVVDPKLPEMPASKALKRILLVALRCVDPDATKRPKMGHVMHMLEADDLLFRDDRQIGREPSLSNRENQQDNHADARLGSKATSEGTSDSSRYDSDRNYQQPTRWR, encoded by the exons ATGTCGGTCTACAACTCGTCGTTCGTGAACACCGAGCTCTCCAAGCCGACCTCCATCTTCGGCCTCCGCCTCTGGGTCGTCATCGGCATTTTCCTCGGTTCCCTCATCGTCGTCGcgctcttcttcctctccctctgcCTCACCTCCcgccggcgcggcggcggcggcggcggcggagggaagGGCGGCTCCAAGCGGGGGCGGCGCCGCGGCGGGGGCGGGCCACCCGAAGCGGCGGCGGCCGCCACGCCCCCCATCTCGAAGGAGATCCTGGAGATCGTGCCGTCGGAGGCGCCCCACGCGGGGCCGGTGCCGGAGATCCAGATCGACATGGGGAAGGTGGAGCACCGGGTGGTGTACTCGGATCGTTACTCGAGCGGGGAGAGCAGGGGGACAGAGAGGACCGAGACGGCGTCGCTGGGGAGCGGGAACGTGGGGCCCGAGGTGTCGCACTTGGGGTGGGGGCGGTGGTACACGCTGAGGGAGCTCGAGGAGGCAACGGGCGGGTTGTGCGAGGAGAATGTGATCGGCGAAGGTGGATACGGGATTGTGTACAGAGGCGTGCTTGGCGATGGCACGAGAGTGGCTGTGAAGAATCTCCTTAATAACAG GGGACAAGCTGAAAAAGAGTTCAAGGTGGAGGTTGAAGTGATTGGGCGCGTAAGACACAAAAATCTTGTCAGGCTGCTTGGTTATTGCGTTGAGGGTGCTTATAG GATGCTTGTGTATGAGTATGTTGACAATGGAAATCTAGACCAGTGGCTTCATGGGGATGTAGGCGAGGTCAGCCCTCTTACGTGGAATATTCGTATAAATATTATACTTGGAACCGCAAAGGG ATTGGCCTACCTTCATGAGGGTCTTGAACCTAAAGTTGTCCACCGAGATGTGAAGTCCAGCAACATACTGCTGGATCGACAATGGAACTCGAAGGTGTCAGATTTTGGACTTGCAAAGCTTCTTTGTTCTGATATGAGTTATGTCACAACCCGTGTGATGGGAACATTTGG TTACGTAGCACCAGAATATGCTTGCACCGGAATGCTGAATGAGAAGAGTGATGTCTACAGTTTTGGAATACTGATCATGGAAATAATAACGGGCAGAAGTCCTGTTGATTATAGTCGACCAAAGGGCGAG GTGAATTTGGTTGACTGGTTGAAGGCCATGGTTGGAGATCGAAAAGCTGAGGAAGTAGTCGATCCAAAGCTGCCTGAGATGCCTGCTTCAAAAGCGCTCAAGCGGATTCTTCTGGTTGCTCTTAGATGCGTTGACCCTGATGCAACGAAGAGGCCCAAAATGGGTCATGTAATGCACATGCTTGAGGCTGATGACTTGCTGTTCCGTGAT GATCGTCAAATTGGGAGAGAGCCTTCACTCTCAAACCGGGAAAACCAGCAGGATAACCATGCTGATGCAAGGTTAGGAAGTAAAGCTACTAGCGAAGGAACTTCCGATTCGAGTAGATATGATAGCGATAGGAACTATCAGCAGCCTACTAGATGGAGATAA